The Megalobrama amblycephala isolate DHTTF-2021 linkage group LG7, ASM1881202v1, whole genome shotgun sequence genome window below encodes:
- the LOC125271013 gene encoding protein NLRC3-like produces the protein MATELLYDTLDDLKEHDMKRFKGLLKQDGCVGAGKLEKAGVTDIVDIMMEYFGAEEAVKITLNILRKMHQNQLAEELQNNYTELQKSLEPAVKHTRKQDDFWLHKFMKTHKMNMKDKVEYIFECKKENEAHLKDVFTELFITEGDLKEVKQEHEIMKIDDTIKPRKLQNSSIECNNVFSLNKNKKKIVLTKGIAGIGKTVSVHKFILDWAIGEANEDINCVFLLPFRRINCIKDRKISLHEFLQIFNPELEDLEKTKICKIFNCKLVFIFDGLDESRLNLDFDSGMVTSVEEQSSVDELFTSLVNGTLLPSALVWVTSRPAAANQIPLEYVGLFTEVRGFTDQQKDEYFRKRIKDETQASRMISHIKKSRSLYIMCYIPVFCWITATVLQDIPIENNTENINTTLTEMYIHFLLIQMNMKSQKHDRKTERVHTKLLDSNKTMILNLAKLAFEQLKNENIVFYEEDLRACGIDVSEDFESTGMLTEIFQQEAALHEIKVFCFVHLSVQEFLAAVYVFLCYLNNNMDELQFFTEQTQNEVRPDHVDKPDKNIALHDLLKKAVWKAMQSQKGHLDLFLRFLLGISLESNQKLLRGLFTHIEDSKDSITEITKHIKELLKYQTLISPETSVNLFYCLLELNDNSLYTEIQRYFRSSAERRLSSSMISLMAYVLLMSKEVLDVLDMGRYYTEPAGYRNLLPAVRCCRKAKLSHCLLDDTCCETVALALQIPNSPLIELDMSGNFLYDSGVKLISEELKSPNCQLKKLRFEINKTEIVSKINKLKCHLFVIR, from the exons ATGGCAACAGAGCTTCTTTATGATACTCTAGATGACCTGAAAGAACATGATATGAAGAGATTTAAGGGTCTCTTAAAACAAGATGGATGTGTTGGAGCTGGTAAACTGGAGAAGGCTGGTGTCACTGATATAGTGGACataatgatggagtattttggAGCAGAAGAAGCTGTGAAGATCACACTGAACATCCTGAGGAAGATGCACCAGAACCAGCTGGCTGAAGAGTTACAGAACAACTACACCGAAT tGCAAAAATCATTAGAGCCAGCAGTAAAACACACAAGAAAACAAG ATGATTTCTGGCTCCATAAATTCATGAAAACTCACAAAATGAACATGAAGGACAAAGTAGAATACATTTTTGAGTGTAAAAAGGAAAATGAAGCACACCTCAAGGATGTTTTCACAGAACTCTTCATTACGGAGGGGGATCTTAAAGAAGTCAAACAAGAACATGAAATTATGAAGATTGATGACACCATTAAACCCCGTAAATTACAGAACAGTTCAATCGAATGCAACAATGTATTTAGtctaaacaaaaataagaaaaagatTGTTTTGACCAAAGGCATCGCTGGCATTGGAAAAACAGTCTCAGTGCACAAATTCATTCTGGACTGGGCAATAGGAGAAGCCAATGAGGATATAAACTGTGTTTTCCTGCTTCCATTCCGAAGGATTAACTGCATTAAAGACAGAAAGATCAGTCTGCATGAGTTTCTACAGATATTTAACCCAGAGCTGGAAGACCtggaaaaaacaaagatatgtaAGATATTTAATTGTAAGCTTGTGTTTATCTTTGATGGACTGGATGAGTCTCGACTGAATTTGGATTTTGACAGTGGAATGGTGACAAGTGTTGAGGAGCAATCATCTGTAGATGAACTGTTCACAAGTCTGGTGAATGGAACTCTGCTTCCATCAGCTCTTGTCTGGGTGACATCACGACCAGCAGCAGCTAATCAGATCCCTCTTGAGTATGTTGGGTTATTCACAGAGGTGCGAGGATTCACTGACCAGCAGAAGGACGAGTATTTCAGAAAGAGAATCAAAGATGAGACTCAGGCCTCCAGAATGATTTCACACATTAAGAAATCTCGTAGTCTCTACATCATGTGTTACATTCCCGTGTTCTGCTGGATCACAGCCACTGTTCTTCAGGATATCCCCATTGAGAACAATACAGAGAACATCAACACGACACTCACTGAAATGTACATCCACTTCCTGCTGATACAGATGAACATGAAGAGCCAGAAGCacgacagaaaaacagaaagagtCCATACCAAGCTCTTAGATTCCAATAAAACAATGATTCTGAATTTAGCTAAGCTAGCATTTGAACAACTGAAGAACGAaaacattgttttctatgaagAAGATCTGAGAGCATGTGGTATTGATGTGAGTGAAGACTTTGAGTCCACAGGAATGCTCACTGAGATCTTTCAGCAAGAAGCTGCACTTCATGAGATAAAGGTCTTCTGCTTTGTGCATCTGAGTGTTCAAGAGTTCCTCGCTGCAGTGTACGTGTTCCTCTGCTACCTGAACAACAACATGGACGAGCTGCAGTTTTTCACCGAACAAACACAAAACGAGGTTAGACCCGACCATGTCGACAAGCCAGACAAAAATATTGCTTTACATGATTTACTGAAGAAAGCTGTTTGGAAAGCAATGCAAAGTCAGAAAGGACATTTAGACCTATTTTTACGGTTTCTGCTGGGCATTTCACTGGAATCCAATCAGAAACTGCTCAGAGGCCTTTTCACACACATTGAAGACAGCAAAGACAGCATCACAGAAATAACCAAACACATTAAAGAACTATTAAAATACCAGACACTCATCTCACCTGAAACTTCAGTCAACCTGTTCTACTGCTTACTGGAGCTCAATGACAATTCATTATATACAGAAATTCAAAGATACTTCAGATCATCTGCAGAAAGAAGACTCTCGTCTTCAATGATCTCATTGATGGCTTACGTACTGCTGATGTCAAAGGAAGTGCTGGATGTGCTCGACATGGGAAGGTACTATACTGAACCGGCAGGCTATAGGAATCTCCTGCCAGCTGTGAGATGCTGCAGAAAAGCAAA ACTCTCCCATTGTCTTCTCGATGACACCTGCTGTGAAACTGTGGCTTTGGCCCTGCAGATACCAAACTCACCCCTGATTGAGCTGGACATGAGTGGCAATTTCCTGTATGACTCAGGAGTGAAGCTGATCTCTGAAGAGCTGAAGAGCCCAAACTGTCAGCTGAAGAAACTGAGGTTTGAGATAAACAAGACTGAGATTGTTTCTaagataaataaattaaagtgcCATCTCTTTGTTATTAGATAA